One window of the Dehalococcoidales bacterium genome contains the following:
- a CDS encoding recombinase family protein: MTAPKTGRKMSRTTTFEDLKGLRAEVYVRDSTLDQRDGFGPDIQHKNAERFAQMYGLLLGDRWYTEFVSGRSVEKRAQFQQIIEDARLDRFDVLLVDHTSRFGRNQAECIRYKEELKLLGKTVVFVSQGIISGSDRDFLSERINETMDEGYSRNLSRYITEGLVRKAESGLHVGPSPLGFKSELKAGTREHKVPDPATIPILFMALKEYATGDYSYREVANHLNAVGYRTQNGRFFTGYNLRDILSNRFYEGKVVYHQGLPDEEVFNGKHEVPDEVRQLWLRCQVIKHERTNRPVGHPRNETHDYPFSHVLKCNQCGNSYHGEAVYYKDHTKLRLIHERHSQGKQCKIMPKSRSVESLSQEFAERVLAYVKLDEGWKTRTMAVLTSDGGVTHDKANQEQAEKLNKVLENLRKQHLWGDISDVDYRHERGELARQIHDLSRDTTPVQMPNMERAAKLLNEMPVLWQHPGVTNKQRESLVHEVFNKISINGEALVAVEPKPEYAPLFADMLTHQPVGYHDLDSPPSPPEII, encoded by the coding sequence ATGACGGCCCCAAAGACGGGTAGAAAGATGAGTCGTACGACGACCTTCGAAGACCTAAAAGGTCTGAGAGCTGAAGTTTATGTCCGAGATAGTACCCTTGACCAGCGAGATGGTTTTGGCCCTGATATACAGCATAAAAATGCCGAGCGTTTTGCTCAGATGTACGGCTTATTGCTTGGAGATCGATGGTATACCGAGTTTGTCAGCGGCAGAAGTGTGGAAAAACGCGCTCAATTCCAGCAGATCATTGAGGATGCCCGATTGGACAGGTTCGACGTGCTACTGGTTGACCATACTTCACGTTTTGGCCGCAATCAGGCGGAATGTATCAGGTACAAAGAAGAACTAAAGCTTTTAGGTAAAACTGTAGTCTTCGTAAGCCAGGGGATTATCTCAGGCAGTGACCGCGATTTTCTTTCTGAACGGATCAATGAGACCATGGATGAAGGCTATAGCCGCAATCTATCTCGATATATAACAGAAGGACTGGTACGCAAAGCGGAAAGCGGGTTACATGTTGGTCCGTCCCCATTGGGTTTTAAGAGCGAGTTAAAAGCAGGTACACGTGAGCATAAAGTGCCGGATCCTGCCACAATACCGATCTTGTTCATGGCATTGAAAGAATATGCTACCGGAGATTATTCCTATAGAGAGGTGGCAAATCATCTAAATGCCGTTGGTTACAGAACACAAAACGGCAGATTCTTTACCGGATACAATCTCCGGGATATTCTTAGTAATCGGTTTTACGAAGGCAAAGTAGTCTATCACCAAGGGCTTCCTGATGAGGAGGTTTTTAATGGTAAACATGAAGTGCCCGATGAAGTCCGGCAGTTATGGCTGCGCTGCCAGGTAATCAAGCACGAGAGAACCAATCGGCCTGTTGGGCATCCGAGAAATGAAACTCATGATTACCCTTTCTCGCATGTTTTGAAATGTAATCAGTGCGGCAATTCTTACCATGGCGAGGCTGTGTATTACAAGGATCATACAAAATTACGTTTAATTCATGAGCGGCATTCACAGGGGAAACAGTGCAAGATAATGCCGAAGTCCCGGTCTGTCGAATCCCTGAGCCAAGAATTTGCTGAAAGAGTGTTAGCCTATGTTAAGCTGGATGAAGGGTGGAAAACGAGGACTATGGCGGTTCTCACGAGTGATGGCGGTGTTACCCACGATAAGGCCAATCAGGAGCAAGCCGAAAAGTTAAACAAAGTTCTGGAAAACTTACGAAAACAGCATCTGTGGGGTGATATCTCCGATGTTGATTATAGACACGAAAGGGGTGAACTGGCGCGCCAGATTCATGATCTTAGTCGTGATACTACCCCTGTCCAAATGCCTAACATGGAGAGAGCGGCTAAATTATTAAATGAGATGCCCGTGCTTTGGCAGCATCCGGGAGTAACCAACAAGCAACGAGAATCTTTGGTACATGAAGTTTTTAACAAAATAAGCATAAACGGGGAGGCGTTGGTTGCCGTTGAACCAAAGCCAGAGTACGCTCCCTTATTTGCGGATATGTTAACGCACCAGCCAGTTGGTTATCATGACTTGGACTCTCCCCCGTCTCCACCAGAAATTATTTAG
- a CDS encoding AbrB/MazE/SpoVT family DNA-binding domain-containing protein, with amino-acid sequence MKTRVQKWGNSLALRIPKSFASEVGFQKETPVEVSLADGKLVVAPLSQPKPTLKQLLAKITKDNLHSEVDTGPAAGNEAW; translated from the coding sequence ATGAAAACACGTGTTCAGAAATGGGGTAACAGCCTTGCCTTGCGTATTCCCAAGTCTTTTGCCAGCGAGGTTGGGTTTCAAAAAGAAACTCCTGTCGAAGTGTCGCTAGCAGACGGCAAACTGGTGGTTGCTCCGTTATCACAACCAAAACCAACGCTTAAACAGCTCTTAGCAAAGATCACCAAAGACAATTTGCACAGTGAAGTTGATACCGGACCTGCTGCAGGGAATGAAGCATGGTAA
- the mazF gene encoding endoribonuclease MazF, whose amino-acid sequence MVNRDYIPQCGDAVRISLNPQAGHEQAGRRPAVVLSPRNYNGKTGLAILCPVTSHIKGYPFEVVLPDGLPVSGAVLSDQVKSLDWRVRNTELICTLPDEVISEIIQKLGALLSI is encoded by the coding sequence ATGGTAAACAGGGATTATATTCCTCAATGCGGGGATGCAGTGCGCATCAGCCTGAACCCGCAGGCAGGTCACGAACAAGCCGGGCGCCGTCCTGCCGTCGTGCTCTCACCGAGAAACTATAATGGTAAGACCGGGCTGGCCATCTTGTGCCCTGTTACCAGCCATATCAAGGGCTACCCCTTCGAAGTGGTTCTTCCTGATGGTTTACCGGTGTCCGGCGCGGTTTTATCCGACCAGGTTAAGAGCTTGGACTGGCGTGTTCGCAATACGGAACTGATATGCACTTTACCGGATGAAGTTATCTCGGAGATAATTCAGAAGCTGGGTGCTCTTTTATCGATATAG
- a CDS encoding helix-turn-helix transcriptional regulator, producing MQKDSRLKNIRLRLNLSKAAFSRAANLDPKTYSDVEAGNKPGNEITREKIKQTVNRLINERFKETSLKDNELFEERL from the coding sequence ATGCAAAAAGATAGCAGATTAAAAAATATCCGACTCAGATTGAATCTATCAAAAGCGGCTTTTTCTCGGGCAGCTAATTTAGATCCAAAGACATACTCTGATGTAGAAGCAGGGAACAAACCCGGAAATGAAATCACTAGAGAAAAGATTAAACAGACTGTAAATAGGTTAATTAATGAAAGATTCAAAGAGACTTCTTTAAAGGACAATGAATTGTTCGAAGAACGATTATAA
- a CDS encoding DNA cytosine methyltransferase, whose amino-acid sequence MNFTAIDIFCGCGGLTVGLKKAGFKVIGAIENDPTAVATYKANHRDVKVWGKDIRNVTVTAVKRRLKIRRGQLDLISGCPPCQGFTSLRTLNGTRNINDPRNDLIHEFERFVRYLRPKAVMMENVPELARDERFTEFRQTMERLGYVGDYRILDAADFGVPQRRERLIYLAGLGTAIPFGRASKKRKTVRDAIGNLPSPGESGDPLHDIVEHRTPAVMNKIHRIPHNGGSRTDLPAEDQLPCHQRCNGFKDIYGRMAWDKQAPTITGGCFNPSKGRFLHPEADRAVTMREAALFQGLPKNYKFRGTKSKSTIALMIGNALPPPLSAAHARSVGRVLRRRN is encoded by the coding sequence ATGAATTTTACAGCGATAGATATATTTTGCGGTTGTGGCGGGCTGACTGTCGGTTTAAAAAAAGCAGGATTCAAGGTTATCGGAGCTATCGAAAATGACCCGACGGCGGTTGCAACATATAAAGCAAATCATAGAGATGTCAAGGTATGGGGAAAAGATATCAGGAACGTAACAGTAACTGCGGTAAAAAGAAGACTAAAAATCCGTAGGGGTCAGTTGGATCTTATTTCTGGATGCCCACCTTGCCAGGGCTTCACGTCGCTCCGTACACTCAATGGTACAAGGAATATTAATGACCCTAGAAATGACTTGATTCATGAATTTGAACGTTTTGTTAGGTATTTACGGCCCAAAGCTGTGATGATGGAAAATGTACCGGAACTAGCCCGGGACGAAAGATTTACTGAATTCCGCCAAACAATGGAACGCCTGGGTTATGTCGGGGATTATCGTATTCTTGACGCTGCGGATTTTGGCGTCCCGCAACGGCGCGAGCGCTTAATATATTTAGCTGGTCTGGGAACAGCCATACCTTTTGGCCGGGCAAGTAAAAAAAGAAAGACCGTCCGAGATGCCATCGGGAATCTACCTTCTCCCGGGGAAAGTGGCGACCCTTTACATGATATTGTTGAACATAGAACACCAGCTGTAATGAACAAAATACATCGTATTCCGCATAATGGAGGAAGTAGGACCGACCTGCCGGCGGAAGACCAACTGCCTTGTCATCAGCGGTGTAACGGTTTCAAAGATATATACGGCCGTATGGCATGGGATAAACAAGCACCGACTATTACCGGCGGATGTTTTAATCCTTCAAAAGGGCGATTCCTTCATCCAGAAGCAGATCGCGCCGTTACTATGCGCGAGGCTGCCCTTTTTCAGGGATTACCTAAAAATTATAAATTCCGGGGAACGAAAAGTAAAAGCACTATTGCGCTTATGATTGGAAATGCTTTACCTCCACCTCTATCAGCAGCGCATGCAAGAAGTGTCGGTAGAGTCTTACGCCGTCGTAATTAG
- a CDS encoding ATP-binding protein has product MTTGETMKLHISFHGRIIDHLGIQMYQSPVAAIAEMVSNSWDAEAEAVRISLPTELNADSEIIVSDNGNGMTFNECEQRYLKVGWYRRETGDGQKSGEKQRPVLGRKGIGKFAGFGIADIISIDTISKETGERTKFHLDINQLRTHEYVAEGGDIDVDSFEPKDEKRAAENHGTTIRLTGLKLKRRLSIDSFKVSMARRFLLMQRVEDFSILVNDDPLPNGEQIEKIEYIFPRDYKPEQKPENLNIIDGWGVEKLSANREIKWKINFYREPIDEEELTGIAIFSRGKLAQKPFFFNLSGGLSGQHGQEYMSGKVEADYIDDLPEDIIATERQRINWEHEQTLPLENWGQQRVRQLLGIWRDRRGEERRRRIEEKVLTFSSRLDKLPPHEKRTVNKAITHLASIPALSEEQFQELGASVLTAWEQGRLRALIDEIAEREVVDTEWLLSTLAEADVLIALNVAEAVRTKLEAINGLRRLINKRELENSVRDFIAEKPYLLDSKWETFKKEISVRRFMEEAAQEAGLKDEEDDGQRKRIDLALRSGEHLLIVEFMRPGLRADWDHLSRCRRYIHLIREKIEPQTALGIKKITGLIVADYLDDDAGVRRELSELVKTDIYAYDWESLLDAAEKRWSEFLDILGQRAPQDERLDSIQKH; this is encoded by the coding sequence GTGACTACAGGCGAGACGATGAAATTACATATATCTTTCCATGGAAGAATAATAGACCATCTAGGAATACAAATGTACCAGAGTCCTGTTGCTGCGATTGCAGAGATGGTTTCGAATTCGTGGGATGCAGAGGCTGAAGCAGTAAGGATATCCTTACCCACGGAATTGAATGCGGATTCCGAGATAATAGTATCCGATAATGGAAACGGAATGACTTTTAATGAATGTGAACAGCGTTACCTTAAGGTAGGATGGTACCGGAGAGAAACAGGTGACGGGCAAAAATCCGGCGAAAAACAAAGACCTGTATTAGGAAGGAAGGGGATTGGCAAGTTTGCCGGTTTTGGCATAGCTGATATAATCAGTATCGACACGATAAGCAAAGAAACAGGAGAAAGAACCAAATTCCATCTCGATATTAATCAATTACGTACGCATGAATATGTGGCTGAAGGTGGGGATATAGATGTTGACTCATTTGAACCTAAAGATGAAAAGCGTGCGGCGGAAAATCATGGCACCACAATTAGATTGACCGGTTTGAAATTAAAACGAAGATTGTCAATAGACAGCTTCAAAGTCAGTATGGCGCGAAGGTTTTTGTTAATGCAGCGGGTTGAAGATTTTTCTATACTTGTAAACGATGATCCATTACCAAATGGTGAACAAATTGAAAAAATAGAATATATATTCCCAAGGGATTATAAGCCTGAGCAAAAACCGGAAAATTTAAACATTATCGATGGATGGGGCGTGGAAAAACTATCGGCAAATCGAGAAATAAAATGGAAAATAAATTTTTACCGTGAGCCAATTGATGAGGAAGAGCTTACAGGTATTGCGATATTTTCCCGCGGCAAATTGGCTCAGAAACCTTTCTTTTTTAATCTGTCAGGTGGATTATCGGGTCAACACGGACAGGAATATATGTCCGGTAAAGTGGAAGCGGATTATATTGACGATCTACCAGAAGATATTATTGCCACTGAAAGACAAAGAATCAATTGGGAACATGAGCAGACACTACCTTTGGAGAATTGGGGACAACAACGAGTAAGGCAACTTCTCGGTATCTGGAGAGACAGGCGTGGAGAAGAAAGAAGGAGACGAATTGAGGAAAAGGTCCTTACTTTTTCCTCAAGATTGGACAAACTGCCGCCACACGAAAAACGCACAGTGAATAAAGCAATCACTCATTTGGCCTCCATCCCAGCTCTTTCGGAAGAACAATTTCAGGAGCTTGGAGCATCCGTGCTCACCGCCTGGGAACAGGGAAGATTGAGGGCGCTGATCGATGAAATAGCAGAGCGTGAAGTAGTTGATACAGAATGGCTGCTCAGTACCCTTGCCGAAGCTGATGTGTTAATAGCTCTTAATGTCGCAGAGGCGGTAAGAACCAAACTTGAAGCAATAAATGGATTAAGAAGATTAATAAATAAAAGGGAGTTGGAAAATAGCGTAAGGGACTTTATTGCAGAAAAGCCTTATTTACTCGATTCGAAATGGGAGACGTTTAAAAAAGAAATATCAGTTCGGCGATTCATGGAAGAAGCGGCTCAAGAAGCGGGTCTTAAAGATGAAGAAGACGATGGTCAGCGGAAAAGAATAGACTTAGCACTGAGAAGCGGGGAGCATTTACTCATCGTTGAGTTCATGCGTCCCGGATTGAGAGCCGATTGGGATCATTTATCGCGATGTCGACGTTATATTCATTTAATCAGAGAGAAAATCGAGCCGCAAACAGCTCTGGGTATTAAGAAAATAACCGGATTGATTGTAGCTGATTATCTTGATGATGATGCAGGTGTAAGAAGAGAATTATCTGAATTGGTGAAAACTGATATTTATGCATACGATTGGGAATCCTTATTGGATGCGGCTGAAAAAAGGTGGAGCGAGTTTCTTGATATTCTGGGACAACGAGCTCCGCAGGATGAAAGGCTCGACAGTATTCAGAAGCACTAA
- a CDS encoding ATP-dependent DNA helicase: protein MVTESHQDILLKDLTDQQKDAVRSKSRCLLVIAGAGSGKTDVMARRVAWWVAVEGIPKEEIVAFTFTEAAAEELKFRIRYYIQLVTPPGDDTTIGGMYIGTIHGFCLKALRDLDPDDYHNLDIIDEAARLALVIRSFHNILGLQSLQDALGVGQYETTDIFLHGYDLLNEYDELDVHLMSELPPSRLGDERAWCREAELVTQVGNSAIAQAFAVSAARFYAYLRCRRFLDFSTSQTELLRLLRGREELQRLAHEKWKYIVVDEVQDINPVQNSIIRFLVGNDGKLTAVGDHRQAIYAWRGGRVELMGNLYDQLEEAPDGQVIELQANFRSTDRIINLANAWSDTIGRVGRMTNPPMSHGNERRNDLDDSHVGVLDFSSRNAEANWIADKIESMVQPRSATGAVHDTREGERGLTYSDIALLVRSATDSRVYMQILEQRNIPVVVRAGPDLFSQPEVILFVSILALIADINEFYGSPHDLRAFPNRIRNVLGCNPIPEEVIPAACQNLSDAGLPIQEDLSERMIRIGGLIRDKLQGQFPATDEELQEVRNPQLRQWLNTPGQLRRIFPQRLYHWILGEADVGLWDNGSGRTEAAMFHLGQLSSLVKSIETPGWTQPNEFKYQIIALVQWGAQNARADRSPLLIAPNAVTITTIHSAKGLQWSSVFLADVNAHRFPSQRAKQPSLLPYDGDILRRIDPSAMADNDNYDAERRLMYVAITRAERYLAITCSGDQRSRFFRQISQIASGVGVVVSSDSREVLSNIELRASESSRDLPLATSFSDMRYYWACPHDYYLRKLLGFTPTIDQAFGYGRGVHNLMRAIHSDPTGWARIAENPTHIRARLEELERQGLFYLRYTTGEPADNMRNKAFSIIADYIRIYAGELARLHFEPEREFETLIPEEQVLVSGAIDVIRLDDPPRVTLLDFKSGDAESDAANALDTQEMRLQVGLYGIAARHELEYQPEQGLVRYLDETEPDRRELRVELTDEALNDARDLVINTARQLRARQFHRGPSTNPRRCVTCDYTDICGLRDRLRPRAGQ, encoded by the coding sequence ATGGTTACTGAATCACATCAAGATATTTTACTTAAAGATCTGACTGATCAACAGAAGGATGCGGTTAGATCTAAAAGCAGATGTCTCCTTGTCATTGCCGGTGCGGGTTCCGGCAAAACAGATGTCATGGCCAGGCGGGTCGCGTGGTGGGTGGCGGTTGAAGGCATCCCCAAAGAGGAAATTGTAGCCTTTACATTTACGGAAGCGGCTGCAGAAGAACTCAAGTTTCGCATTCGTTATTATATACAATTAGTAACTCCACCCGGAGATGACACAACAATCGGCGGTATGTATATAGGAACCATTCACGGGTTTTGTTTAAAAGCACTACGTGATCTTGACCCCGATGACTACCATAATCTGGACATCATAGACGAAGCGGCACGTTTAGCTCTTGTAATCAGAAGTTTTCACAACATATTAGGGCTACAATCTCTCCAAGACGCCTTAGGTGTTGGCCAATATGAGACCACCGATATTTTTCTTCATGGATATGATCTTCTGAATGAATATGATGAACTTGATGTACATCTTATGTCTGAATTACCACCGTCTCGGCTTGGGGATGAGCGTGCATGGTGCAGAGAGGCGGAACTTGTCACTCAAGTGGGAAATAGTGCAATTGCGCAAGCTTTTGCAGTAAGCGCTGCACGCTTTTATGCTTATCTCCGTTGCCGGCGCTTCTTGGATTTTAGCACCTCTCAAACGGAATTATTAAGACTTCTCCGCGGACGTGAGGAATTGCAGCGGTTAGCACATGAAAAATGGAAATATATTGTCGTTGATGAAGTCCAAGATATCAATCCGGTTCAAAACAGTATAATCCGCTTCCTCGTGGGAAACGACGGCAAATTAACGGCGGTTGGAGATCATCGGCAGGCAATTTATGCGTGGCGTGGCGGCAGGGTGGAATTAATGGGGAATTTGTACGACCAACTCGAAGAGGCGCCGGATGGTCAGGTAATTGAGCTGCAGGCCAATTTTAGATCGACCGATCGTATCATTAATTTGGCTAATGCTTGGTCCGACACAATCGGGCGAGTCGGTCGCATGACAAATCCTCCGATGTCACATGGAAACGAAAGACGCAATGATCTTGATGATAGTCACGTAGGTGTTCTTGATTTTTCTTCTCGAAATGCGGAAGCAAACTGGATTGCAGATAAAATAGAGTCGATGGTTCAACCCCGATCCGCAACAGGGGCGGTTCATGATACTCGAGAAGGAGAACGAGGTCTTACGTACAGCGATATTGCGTTGCTTGTGAGATCTGCTACGGATTCTCGCGTATACATGCAGATTTTAGAACAAAGAAACATCCCGGTGGTAGTCAGGGCGGGTCCGGATCTTTTTTCACAACCTGAAGTTATTCTTTTCGTTTCCATCCTCGCTCTTATCGCCGATATTAATGAGTTTTATGGTTCCCCTCATGATTTAAGAGCGTTTCCAAATCGTATCAGGAATGTACTCGGGTGTAATCCGATTCCGGAAGAAGTGATACCCGCGGCGTGTCAAAATTTAAGTGATGCAGGTTTACCGATACAAGAAGATTTATCAGAGAGGATGATCCGAATAGGCGGACTGATCAGGGACAAACTTCAAGGTCAATTCCCGGCAACGGATGAGGAGCTTCAGGAGGTCAGAAATCCCCAACTTCGCCAATGGTTGAACACGCCAGGCCAACTAAGGAGAATTTTCCCCCAGCGGCTTTATCACTGGATATTGGGGGAAGCGGATGTAGGATTATGGGATAATGGATCCGGGCGTACTGAAGCCGCGATGTTTCATCTGGGTCAACTGAGTTCGCTGGTTAAGAGTATCGAGACACCGGGATGGACGCAACCGAACGAGTTCAAATATCAAATTATCGCATTAGTTCAGTGGGGTGCTCAGAATGCTCGAGCGGACCGGTCCCCGTTATTGATCGCTCCCAATGCTGTTACTATTACGACCATACACTCCGCTAAAGGATTACAATGGTCGTCCGTGTTTCTTGCTGACGTCAACGCTCATAGGTTTCCAAGTCAAAGAGCCAAACAGCCCAGTCTTTTGCCTTATGATGGGGATATATTAAGGCGAATAGACCCATCCGCTATGGCTGATAATGATAATTACGACGCTGAACGCAGATTGATGTATGTAGCCATAACGAGGGCTGAGAGATATCTCGCCATAACTTGCTCGGGTGATCAAAGATCTAGATTTTTCCGACAAATTAGCCAAATCGCTTCAGGCGTTGGGGTTGTTGTGTCTTCCGATTCTCGGGAAGTATTATCTAATATTGAACTGCGGGCTTCCGAGTCATCGAGGGATTTACCCTTAGCTACTTCATTTTCCGATATGCGCTATTACTGGGCTTGTCCACATGATTATTATCTCAGGAAACTATTGGGGTTTACTCCAACCATTGACCAAGCCTTCGGCTATGGGCGAGGTGTTCATAATTTAATGAGAGCGATCCACTCAGATCCCACAGGTTGGGCGCGGATTGCAGAAAACCCAACGCATATACGCGCCAGACTTGAGGAATTGGAGCGTCAAGGGCTATTCTATCTTCGATATACAACAGGGGAACCTGCCGATAATATGAGGAATAAGGCATTTTCCATTATTGCCGATTATATCCGTATATACGCTGGAGAACTAGCTCGATTGCATTTCGAACCTGAGCGAGAATTTGAAACTTTGATCCCAGAAGAACAAGTCTTGGTCTCAGGAGCTATTGACGTAATTAGATTGGACGACCCTCCACGAGTGACGCTACTTGATTTTAAATCCGGTGATGCTGAAAGCGACGCGGCAAATGCGTTAGATACTCAAGAGATGCGTTTGCAAGTAGGTTTGTACGGCATCGCCGCTCGGCATGAGTTGGAATATCAGCCTGAGCAAGGTTTAGTACGTTATCTTGATGAAACAGAACCTGACCGTCGGGAGCTGAGAGTAGAGTTAACGGATGAAGCCTTGAATGATGCAAGAGACCTCGTAATAAATACAGCCAGACAACTGCGAGCAAGACAATTCCATAGGGGGCCTTCTACTAATCCAAGAAGGTGCGTGACCTGTGATTATACGGATATTTGCGGATTAAGGGATAGACTGAGGCCTCGGGCTGGCCAATGA
- a CDS encoding very short patch repair endonuclease: MPDNLSPQQRKYCMSRVKGKDTGIEKQIRSELYRQGYRFRKHVTDLPGKPDIVFSRQKVAVFIDGDFWHGYRFSSWKNDLSSFWQEKILKTRLRDQRNFKKLRRGGWKVIRVWQHQIKNDLEACINIIKSSVTRT; encoded by the coding sequence ATGCCGGATAATCTTTCTCCCCAACAACGTAAATATTGCATGTCTCGGGTAAAGGGTAAAGATACCGGTATAGAAAAACAGATTCGCTCCGAGCTATATCGTCAAGGGTATCGTTTCCGCAAGCATGTTACCGATTTACCTGGTAAGCCGGATATAGTATTTTCTCGGCAAAAAGTGGCGGTATTTATCGATGGGGATTTTTGGCACGGATATCGATTTTCAAGTTGGAAGAATGACCTTTCTTCTTTTTGGCAAGAAAAGATTCTCAAAACTCGGCTAAGAGATCAACGTAATTTTAAAAAATTGCGTAGAGGCGGTTGGAAGGTTATTCGAGTATGGCAACATCAGATAAAAAATGACTTGGAAGCTTGTATCAATATAATTAAGTCGAGTGTTACAAGAACATAA
- a CDS encoding HNH endonuclease signature motif containing protein, with amino-acid sequence MAIYNTSFDAANTAIRAFLTRVGEYYLGRSFNTSNGKAKDDWTRIKTEVFKNRCAYCGEECLNPQMEHVIMFNRTEFGLHHPGNIIPTCKSCNKRYKKPNNTYFTWEEQLEKICQMKGQQEKISERKGKILLHIKTERYPNLSMEEQDAIRIIAESLYKNVHMESDKSLELYQQIHKAFVKANHMKKLGDL; translated from the coding sequence ATGGCAATATATAATACATCATTTGACGCGGCCAACACAGCGATTAGGGCTTTTCTAACTAGAGTAGGAGAATATTATTTAGGTAGATCATTTAATACTAGTAATGGAAAAGCAAAGGATGATTGGACCCGAATAAAAACTGAAGTCTTTAAAAATAGGTGCGCATATTGCGGTGAAGAATGCCTAAATCCTCAGATGGAACATGTTATCATGTTTAATCGAACAGAATTTGGTTTGCATCATCCTGGTAATATTATTCCCACATGCAAATCATGTAATAAAAGATACAAGAAACCCAACAACACCTATTTCACGTGGGAAGAGCAGCTTGAAAAGATTTGTCAGATGAAAGGTCAACAAGAGAAGATATCGGAAAGAAAAGGTAAAATTCTTTTACATATAAAGACCGAGCGGTATCCAAACTTATCAATGGAGGAACAGGATGCCATCCGTATAATAGCGGAGAGTCTATACAAGAATGTACATATGGAATCGGACAAATCATTAGAACTTTATCAGCAAATTCATAAAGCGTTTGTAAAGGCAAATCATATGAAAAAGTTAGGCGACTTGTAA
- a CDS encoding DNA polymerase III subunit beta: MNIEGKRSGEGFVSHKAILVNALSRALAERVMLNDFTIGRKGFLTYLKSLGGSNIVKVVPAGGNASGVRVTDKRLKVVCGTNTSFLDDMAWIGDKTPLSLCEVRVSPSNTVSPNLGALELSEALSRVVPFTSQEDTRPVLQCVLFRVADGKLTIVSADGFRLSVVKLDFDGEDGQVLINRDELRGVISALRRAYRVRVSFEKNGESLDGMSLVLDTELIRYKWRSVDGNFPEYEKLLPAEFNTFVSFDANEAIKAVSSLKVLSDSKAYPIDLTIGNGKLIMSSPDDKGQADIPADTLGDGKIRLDGGYLADALRACGGMVDLKLVDGKSPMLFTSPDYELVVMPMLTNESQKPTGEETTAEPEAEQAEAEHAEVEEAEKADAVAEAEEITKAKPKRKHKAKEPVAV, translated from the coding sequence TTGAATATTGAGGGCAAGCGTTCAGGTGAGGGCTTTGTATCACACAAGGCGATACTGGTAAACGCCTTAAGTCGGGCATTAGCCGAAAGGGTAATGCTCAATGACTTTACTATCGGGCGTAAAGGTTTCCTTACCTATCTTAAGTCTCTCGGCGGGTCAAATATCGTAAAGGTAGTACCTGCCGGCGGTAATGCCAGCGGGGTGCGGGTTACTGATAAACGGCTTAAGGTGGTCTGTGGGACAAACACCAGTTTCCTTGACGACATGGCATGGATAGGCGATAAAACACCCTTGAGCCTCTGCGAAGTCAGGGTAAGCCCATCCAACACCGTCAGTCCTAACCTCGGAGCACTGGAACTATCGGAAGCACTATCTAGAGTAGTGCCGTTTACTTCCCAAGAGGATACCAGACCAGTCTTACAATGTGTCCTTTTCAGGGTAGCAGACGGTAAACTCACAATAGTGAGCGCCGATGGTTTCCGGTTATCCGTGGTTAAGCTGGACTTTGATGGCGAGGATGGGCAAGTCCTGATAAACAGGGATGAGCTAAGGGGTGTTATCAGTGCCTTACGGCGTGCCTATCGGGTTAGAGTGAGCTTTGAAAAGAACGGGGAAAGCCTTGACGGCATGAGCCTGGTACTGGATACCGAGCTAATCCGCTATAAATGGCGGAGCGTTGACGGCAACTTTCCCGAATACGAGAAGCTCCTACCCGCCGAGTTCAACACCTTTGTTAGCTTTGACGCTAACGAGGCAATCAAGGCGGTAAGCTCACTCAAGGTATTATCGGATAGTAAAGCCTACCCGATAGACCTCACCATCGGTAACGGCAAGCTCATCATGTCCAGTCCTGATGATAAAGGACAAGCGGACATTCCTGCCGATACTCTGGGCGATGGCAAGATACGCCTTGATGGCGGTTATCTGGCTGACGCCTTGAGGGCTTGTGGCGGGATGGTGGACTTAAAGCTGGTGGACGGCAAATCGCCCATGCTCTTTACCTCTCCCGATTATGAGCTGGTGGTTATGCCTATGCTAACCAATGAGAGCCAGAAGCCGACAGGTGAGGAAACGACTGCCGAGCCGGAAGCCGAGCAAGCCGAGGCAGAACATGCCGAGGTTGAGGAAGCCGAAAAAGCCGATGCCGTAGCCGAAGCCGAGGAAATCACCAAAGCCAAGCCGAAGCGGAAGCACAAGGCGAAAGAACCAGTCGCCGTGTAA